The window gtgatgatggagatggtgatgatgatgatagttaatgtttattgagcacttactacatGCTTGGCGTTGTATTTTTTTCACTCTACAtgtaataattcattttaatcCTCACCATAATCCTATGACTCAGGAGCTAGTATTCTCCTAATTTTTCAGGAAGCAAAATCCagactcagagaaattaagttcCTTCCTGAGATCACACAGAAAGATCATGGCAGAGCTGGATAAAAACCTAAGCCCCTGAATCTCTGTCCAGAGTTGTTCCCTAATGTCCTGAGGTCCTGCTCATAGAGGGCAGTGGCATAGGCTGTAGGTGGTGGGGAGGTATCTGGGAAGAGAAGGGGCTGGCCCAGGTTCCTCACTGAGGCGTCCTTTGCCCCGAGGCCCTGGGGGCagaatgggggtggtggtgctgggACTTCCTTTACACCAGCTGCTCCAAGGCTTTGAAGGTTGTCCACATCCAGGtagtttttgttcttatttgGGGAGCTGGGCTTCTCTGAGGTGAGGGGATGAGCTGGAGTGTCTAGCATGGCATTTCCAAAAACAGCTGGGCTGGGGCAGAAGGGTGGGGCATTGATAGTGGTGGTGgctgtgatggtgatggtagtggtggtATTCATTGCTGGGCCTGGGGAATAGCAGCGCCCTGAGGTTGGCCAAGTGGAGTGAGCTTGTCTGCTAAGCCACCTGCTACAGAAGTCACGCCTCTGTGTCTTCCTCATGGAAGGCCACGGCTCTGCATAATTTTGGAGGCTTCATTATGAGGACTGGTTCCATGATGAAGACACCATAGGTTGGAATCCTTGGGGGTTATAGTATTAATAATAGCAATAGTCACATTAGTAATAGTAACAGTAGTAGTAATGGTAATAATACCAATACTAATAGAATAGTGACAATGGTACAAGAGATAATAGAGTCGAGTAGTAGCAGGTGGAGCACTTGTGCTCTGGATCAGACAGCTTTGGACTAGGATCCTGGATTCACCACTTCCTGACTGATATTGGGCACATCACTTTCATCTTCCAGTTTCATCATCTGCAAGAGGGGATAGTCACAGTATTTTAGGGTTTCTGTGGAGAGTAAATGAGCTATATAAAACACCAGGACAGTGTCTAGCATACAGTCAGGGCCAATGTGTTAACATAATATTAACCACCACCCTAATAATATTAAACTCTTTTTATGTGCTAcatgctttacatgcattatctcatctgTTACATCAACCTGACCATGTAGGTAATATGttcattcccattttgcagatgaatacATGGAGGCTTGGGGAGGTTGAGTCTCTTGCTCAAGGTCTCCCAGTGGCAGCCAGCATTTGAACCCATTGTGTTGACTCCAACTCCCCAAATTCACTCTGTTCTTTTTTGCTGCTGCTTCTTTGTTCCTCTCTGTTTGGAGACGGTCTTCTCTGGGACATGACCTTTTGATGCTGGCTGATGCTGTTTTGGAGGATGGGGAAAGCAAGCAAACTTGCCATAGAGAGGCATTTGCAGGGGATGTATGCCACAACCGTCTTCTTACTGGATTTGAAATTTATCCACAGGGTCTTCCAGTCTATGCCTCCCAATCTAAGACTTAGTGGGACCTAGAAGTCATCTTTTCTGTCATGATGAAGAACACAAACTCTGTACTTTCGCTCCAACTTCAAGGAGCCTAGAATTATCAAGAGGTAGCCCTCATTTACTTGGCTTAAAAAACAACTCCATAATAGGGAGAACTAATTTTGACAGGACAATGTTTAATGTgagatgtattagtcagggttctctagagaaacaaaaccaacaggagatatttgtaaatatgagatttataaaagtgtctcatgcagccataggaatgaagagtccaaaattggcacggcaggctgtgaagctggcagctccgatgaactggacaaactccacaggagaggcttgctggctgatgAAGCAGtgagagagtctctcttctcccttaggAGTCTTCAACTGAGTGGATTATATCGTTGGTaggagacacgccttagttgattgcagatttAGTTAGTCACAGATGCAAGTATTAATTGCAACTAacatgatttaatataccagccttctggtttattgaccagccacaaaatatccttgcagcaatggtcaggccagtgcttgcctgacagacaactaggcataatcacttggccaagttgacaccagttAGGTTCTggtgaacctaaccatcacatgaGGCTCTATAACTGTGCATTTTGATATGGTCCTGAGTAgccaaaatccaggaataatatctaggaaggattaaatgagatgtggTCATAGCTGTGGTGTAGTTCTTGGGAGTGGGTGGGAGATGGGCAGAGGACCTCAACAGGAGCTTGACCTGTCACTAATCAAATAGGGGTGGGCCACTTCACCTGTTTGAACCTCtcttcatccatccacccatccacccactcatTTACCCACCTAACTGTCTGTCTTCCCATCCATTTATCCACTTGACAAGGATTCATGGAGCCCTTGCTAAGTGCTAAGTATTGTATCACATGCTGAGGCCCATAATTAAGACACTGTACTGGAAACAACCTATATAATCATTGATAGAGAACTAGTTAAGTTATGGACCATTACatatggaatactatacagcttTTAGTAAGAATGAGCTAGTTCTATATGAACTGATATGAAATGACctcagaaataggattaagaggaaaataaaaagatacagaagTGTGTGTAGCATGTTACCATTtgtgtagaaaagaaaaaaaggaagggtctatttaaacatatatgcacTTGGACATACATAGAAGATCTCTGGAAGGATACACAAGAAAAGGATACCTAAGGTTGTCCCTGAGGAGGGAGACTGGGGAATTAGTAAGTGTGGCAAGGAAACTTATATGCCACTGTTCCATTGTAGGttgcttttgaattttaatttttattccttctgcaGTTGCCTATGTTAAAGGTACAATTACCTACATGTGTTacctgtttaaaattttttaaacatcataagaaaaaaaaaaaagactcaatcCCTGGGTAATTGTACGGAAAGACAAGAAAATAGCAAATTACAATACTGGCAATATGTCCATGATGGGATGCATTACTTTCTGGCTGCTATAAAAAATACCATAGTATGGGTTGGTTTAAACggggggaatttattggcttactgttttgaggctaggagaagtctaaaatcaaggcatcaggaAGGTGGAGGTTTttctctgaagactgtggcattcttggACTGGCTGCTGTGACCCTTGGTCCTTAGCCATCAcatgatgttttattttgctaatgctgccagaatgcaatataccagagatggaccggcttttgtaaaggggatttatttagttacaaaatttatagttccttgaaggaaaggcagctgactttcaccTGGGTTTCTAtgttacacgggaaggcacatggtaatgtccatgggccctctctcctggcttctgagttcaaatGGCGTTCCCTGGGGCGTGTCCTCTCTGCATCTCTGAATGTCTGGGTCTTCCTAGGCACTGAAcgctgagctgaggtgtgctgaaCTGCTGAGCTCTTTTCTGACTCCTCCTCTTAAGCTTCCTtctaattaaacatcactcattgtggaaggcgcTCTAACCCATTGcagtgtaatcagccatagatgaaattcacatgctgatgatttaagtacaCAGCAagagaacaactgggcaccatcaccaggCCAAATTGACCCCTGAATCTAACTATTACAGATGGTAATGTACATGGCAacatacttttctttctcttccaggttcccttgactttcagcttctggatgctccctgtggcttctctcttctgtgtccaatttcctttgcttataatgaCTTCAGCCATACTGGGTCAAGGCCCCCCTTCAtcagtttgggcacactttaaccagtaatatcttcaaaggtcctgtttacaaatggattcattcCCATAGGTCCAGAGgttaggacctgaacatgcctttttatAGGGGGCATAATTCATTCCTTCAAATGGGGGAAGTACAGGGGTGTGGAGAGGAGGGACACCTAACTCAACCTGGGGGGATCAGAGAAGGTGTCTCAGAGCAGCTGATGACTGATAGGAAGCTCCAAGGCTGGGTGGGAGTTAAGGGAAGAAAGATGGTGAAGACATCCTGGCAGGAGGAACACTATGAGCCAAGTTCTGAAGGCAAAGTTCAGTATGGCTGGAGCAAATTGATTGAATAGgaagtttgaaatttattctgaAGGCAACGGGGTGCGATGGACAGGTTTTACAAAAAAGATAAGTTTTGTTTAGAGAGACCCTTCTGGCAGCTATCAGGGGAATGGATCAGAGAGGTGAGACCTAAGGCAGGGAGACCAATGAGGCCAGCTGAGAGATGGTGGAGGCCGGACAAgggcagagaggaagggagggctCGAGAATTCTGGGAAGTGATATCTTTCTCACAGAACTGAGGACCCACAGAAACAATTTTAGCAAAGTGTATAGTGCTATAGTGCTTCACAGTGGTTCTTACCTGTATCAGAAACTCCTGAGGACCTTTAAGAAATACCAGTGTCCAGGACCCACCCCAGGAGAATCTGATTTAATTGAGCATTGGGGTTTAGTTGTACTCCTGGTGACTCTTATGTTCAGCCAGGGTGAAAACCAAGGTGTGTGGCGATGATTtggctaaatgaatgaattgggCTCATCCTGTGTTGGTTCACCTTATTCAGGTGGCTGCTTAAGGCACAGGTAAGCCTCTGACATAGATTTAGAATCTTAACCGTTCTGCTGGAAGGATACACAGCAGGAGAAGCCCAGGCTTTGGAGTCACTCAGCCAGCCTCAAAGGCCTGAAGGTCAATTGGCCTCTTGAGCCTGTTTCCTTATTTGAAATAATGTGCACCTCAGAGGATTCTGATGGAAGACTTAGAAATGTTAAGACTCACTTGGAgattgaaaacaatgaaactcaGAATGAGCTCAATGAAGGGTACACGATGCCCTCGTGTGGTTAAAACTAATACTTGTCTTGGAGAAATGCTATgtttaatacaaattaaaaaaacaacaaaaacccaacATGCattcatttctaattcttttagcTACACAGCCGTGTTCTGAGGTCTGGTTTAGACTGGTAATATTGCTCTGGCTGTTTAAAAGCAGCTTCTGAAGTCCAGAATTCACTTTCAACTCTCAGAGGATGTTAACTGGgatgtttaaaaacatttcattttacaaatcaCAAAGTGGTGGGGAATTGCAGTGTTGCCACTTGTaataaagaagggaaagagacaagcTTAGCCTAGTGGGATTGTGAATTAAATAGAACATGCCACACAGGACAATTTTACATGGTTACACCCAGTAGCTCTGATTTGAGATTCTTATAAAGGCCCTGCTTTGTGGCCCTTCCTCTCCAGTCTGCAGAGGGAATGGCCTTTGAAGTTCTGTGCCCTTCACCAAAACCCAgggtgctttttaaaaaggaggtatATTTAAAAGAGGCAAGCAGCTAGCttatgcctgaaaaaaaaaaagaaaaacaccatcagaaaaaagaaacatcttaCTCTTGAAGCACTGAAGATTTAAGATAGTGCTAGTCCATAGTTCATCCTGTTTTCACTTACAAACTAGGTATCCTTTAGTGGATTTTAGCTGGTGCTTGACTGTCAGTCCCTCAGAATGGTACATTCTGCCCACCCAACACAGGGGTGATAAAGATAGGAGGGACAGTGATTAGAATGTCTGTTGATCCTGAGTCGGGGTGgatgttttgttctttctttttattttagttttttttccttggggtggtggtggtggatgtTTGTAAAAGATCTTTAAGTGTGTTATATACCTTGAAACAGTTCAGAACTAACTATTTAGACATTATACCTGTGTAGGACAGAGAATTGACAAAAGTTTCCCCCCTAAGGCTTGGCTCATTCATCACCACACTAAACCACTCTGGAGGCTTTCAAAAGTTAGAGGCATCAAAATCACTTCCCTGGACTTAAGTGAGAATCCTAGACCTAGAAATCTACATTTAAACTCATTCCCCAGGTGATCTTTACATATGTGGCCCACAGCTTTAGGACCGATATCATCTAAACCAGTGTTTCTCAGAATTAAGCATTATACAAACtagtaaaattacaaaaagagTCTTCAGGATTCACTGAGTGGCTAATCTATTATTGTGCAAAAAGCATCGAAAAGTGATGACCATCTCCTTCCATCTTTGTTTCATAAATCATTATGTGTTTGGCTTTGTAAAAACCTCTGTTCATGGTCATTATTACTCAATTTTCTCTGAGGTGCAAATGTCAGCTCAGTTCAGCATCTGGGAAGCCAAAGGGGCTTTGGGCAGCACTTAAGGGTAAGTGATGTATGTAAGAGACAAGGCTTACCACAGAAAAACATTATCTTaagttattttattcttatatatatgcAGATCCATTTTATGTACAATAATTGGTTCTATCAAATAATCATACTAAGTAAATCTATTGGTAATCTTCCCCCAAATAGATTTAGGCAAAATTAAGATATTTGTGCACTTCAGAGGCTACCAAACACTTGAGACTTCATTATTGATTTCAGTTTGGAGGCCATACACACAACTCAAAATATACATAAACTGGGTTAAGGCAATAAAAGTGGACTGAAAGAAACCACAGGATTCAGACTAATTAAACTGTGTATTTCACTTGCACTACAGCCATAATGTGAACAGCAAATACTGTGCATATCTCACAGCTCTTTTATTGTGGTGTGAGGGGCTTTTGGACATCTAAGGTGACTGCACAGCAGGTGAGGAAATAGCTGATGTGATCTGCGGGAGGCTTTGCCAAGAGCTCATTGCTTCTCTGTCTCTCCTTTTGTGGGTTCTTGTTtcaatttgtaatcagccagcGCGGCCTTGATTGCATCTTCAGCCAGCACTGGAAACAGAAAGAACATGTTTCTAGACACTAAAGAAATGGCCTTTGGAATAGAATCTAAGGGCTGAGGAGGCTTAACATAGTAACCTATCCAGGTGCTGGGGCGACAAATTAAGAGCCCAGAAGGTCAGGAAGTAGTTTCCTGTGCAGGATTACTCCTTTGGGGCCAAAGACTGGGGTTTAAATACATGGGGTTCTAGGCTAGTTTCTTAGCTGCTTGGAATCtactttctcttctgtaaaactAGGACAATCAAGCTTGTTGGGATAGTGCAAGGATTGAATGAGTTGATTTAAATAAAGTTTTGACACATAGTAAGGATACAACAAATATTAGTTCTCTTCTGCTCACATGAAAGTCTGGAATAAATTCAGCAGATGCTGGCTAAGCTATATGGCACAATTTAGGCCATGTCAATTGGTTGATGATTGGCAGATGCCACAGCACCCTCTAGTGTTCTCAAGTTTGAAAACTTTTATTTAGGAGTCAACAATAAAGTGAGGCCATGGGGGAAAATGAAAACTGAGAGAGCTGGAATGACAgtagaaaacaagcaaacaacaaagaGTCTCAGTACCTCCAAAAGGCCTAATGAAAAGGTTGGACTTTTTCTGAAATTGTATGAAACGATTTAAAAGCTATGACCTTTCCTCATGGGTACTTGAAATTTCACCTCAAGTGGAAGGAACTTGAGTCTTAGCAGGCTTTCTGAAGATTGTGATAGCTTGTCCTACCACAGCACCCAGCTACTCTCCTATAAGTCTTTCCCTGGCAAAAGGCCTGACTCTGCTGATTTTTCACTTATTTGTGGTGAGTAAACCTCCAACAATACTTTAAGGCTACTGCTACTCATTCAGTCCTTCCCAGAGAAGGTTAAGTGAAGATGGAAAAAACAGATTTAATACAGAGACCAAACTGGAAAACAAGTATAAATCTTAAAGCCACCTGAGTTTTCCCTTACGGACAGGGATATTGCACAATGGGGCTTATTAATTCTATATACACAGATGCAAACCCTGTCGGTAATAGCATTTAGATAGGAAGtgatgaaatgtacaatgtacaggATTATGGCAAAAGGTGAATTTACTCTTCTGCTGGCCATGACTTTAGCACAATGGTGGGAACAGCACAGACTCTGGAATCGAAGAATGGGGTTTGAATCCTGCTCTCCCACTTATTAACTGTGTGACTTGCGTAACTTAACCagagcctccatttcttcatctgtaagagGGAGTCATGACACCTACTGTGGAGTAGATATTTCTAAGGTTTAGAAACGACATGACAAGTGCTCAGCATGACACCTGGTGCACACTACTACTACATGTGGTAAGACTGTCTCAGAGGTGGCTGTGAGACCATGGGGACTCTAACCCTCTGGGGTTGTAAAGATGACCTTGGCTCGCTGAGGGTTATTAAGATGGGCTCTGTGACCGGAAGGGCTTGCGGATTCTCCTTGCTCTATTTATTACCCTACATAAATGCAGGTTGATGACATAACAACATTTATTCAAACTGTCCAAGCTCTTTGGTATTTTTGGAGAGCAAACTTACTGGAACAGTGCAGTTTCACAGGAGGAAGGCAGAGTTCCTTGGCGATATCTGTGTTTTTGATAGTCAAGGCTTCTTCAACCTGAGAGGTATAAGGGGAAGATGAGCAGTTTTGGCAATGCTCTATCCTGTGGAGGACACACAATAAAAAAGGGAGGCCAAAGAGGCCCTCAGGATAGGTTAGTGGGGGGTGATTTCTGTTTAATAACTCAAAAGAAAGGATGAGGACCTTCTCAGGACTTCTACCTGCACGTCACaacagcaggtagaattctcaagTATGAAGTATATATGCTTGCATTGCTTGGCTGGGAGTAGAACCTGTGAGAAGTTCTTAGGATATGCTTTATTCTAAGCAACATGAATCTTTTTCTAAAAGGCACTATATCCCATGCTCTCAGATTCCTTTAATTATAGGTGCTGAGTGGCTAATGGCAATCCAGCACTGTGGTAGTCACACAGACAGGGCTCAGGATAAGATATCTCTGACTCTACCCTTTgcttaaagaagaattttttCCACGTTGACTAAAAAACCTGTGTGGAAGTGGCTCTGGAATTAACAGCTGGGGCAAGGCTCCTGAATCCTGCTTTCCAAGCTACGTATCATGTTCCCCTTTATCTCAGAGGCAAACTAGAAAGGATGCTTGGGGTTTGGTTGAGGGCACTGGGGGATAACAAGAGGCAGGCAGTTCCTTGTCTATGCAGATCACAGTCCCACTGCCTTAAGGAAAATCAGATTTCCCTATGGAATCTATATCTGGCTGTCccccagtcagatttccccagGGAGTCTGTATCTGACTATCCCTCAATCTTCTAATTCTTCTAACTCTACTATAATTCAAATTCTGTCCTTGGCAACTCAGTGGATCTCAAGGTTAAAGAAAGACCctctctttctgatttctgatCATAACTCTTGGTTCCATTAGGGCCAGGTCCTAAAGCAAGGTGCCCTTTCTCACTCTCCCCTTTTCCTGATAATAGATCACTTCACAGCCACCTCCTGCCACGAACAGGTTAGGTGAATGCTTCCTTGGCCCAGAGGAGCTTACCAGCCAAAAGACCCTGAGCCATTGGAAAGTGACACAACAGCTTTGCTATAGAGTTGGCCAGCTCCCTGGAGCATACTCCTCTATGTCTCAGCTGCTGAAACCTGGTCCCTCAGGGCCCCAAAGATGAGTACCCTGCAGACTGGCTTTTTGAGAGTTTTAATGATGACTAACCCTGAGAGGTATTAATTTCAGAAAGTTCAGCTCTTCACTGGGTTTGGCCTTCTAGCTCTGCAGTGGGGGGGAAGGGGCTTTGGCAGAGAACAATGGAAAAGACAGTCCAGCCTTTCTTATCTCTACCATTAGGGACTGCTGGCCAGCCACCTGGACAATGATTctgatttgttttctttgctcCATACCTTGCTGTTTTTTGattctttattctctctctttaaCACAGGCTAGTTTgatatttcatgaatttttatAAACCATCTAGAATCCTTCCTGAAACATGGtgggagaaaaacaataaaacaaaccaCTACATACATCCTCTGACCTGACTTAGATGTGTAAGAAAAACACACATCTTTGGAACTTTAGAAAAAAACCAAAGACTTCTTTTCAATTCTATTTTGTCAGAAAGAGAGgtgaggatcttttttttttttaattaaattaaaaaacaaacaaatgccaaAAGCCCCAAACAAAatgatcaaaaacaaaaacaaatagaaaaaaatcatggtCACCTTTTTAACTCATTAGACCTTTTAATAACAGCCAAATTTCTGGAgattatgatttaattatatCAAATTTACAAGCAACCTTACTGTTTTCCCTTTCACCCATTCAGTGGCTAACGAGCTGGAGGCAATTGCAGAACCACAGCCAAATGTTTTAAACCTGGCATCTACGATCTTCCCCTTTTCATCCACTTGAATCTAGAAAAAGATAAAGAGTTAAGCAGTGATTCCTGGTGCTGTCCTTCAGAACCTAGGGacctgggattcactggggctcTCCCCAAAGCTTTGGTCTTGCATTCCACAGTTTAATTTTTGGCATTCAGTTACTGAGCTTGCTTCATTTCAAAGAGCTCAGTGATGGAAAGTTAAACTTAGAAAATACCACAACTACAAGATCAGTTGAAAAATATCTATCCCTTCCACTCTTTTTTTCCCAACCCTAGCCTGCTTTTTTTAGCGATGAAGTCCTATTTGAAAAAATATGCTTGAAGTTGCTGGAGTCAATCTGCTACTTCTTTAAACCCTGGGAGAAGCTGCAATAAAGTTCTCTTGttgatacttcttttttcttgagCACCAAATTGCATTGGTAGTTCCTTCCTGCCTCGTTTCTGTTTTCTCAGATAGGCATGAAAAACCTCTGGCAAGCTCCCAACCACCATGATGAAATTGTAGATAAAGCTACAATTTACCTAAAGCACCAGCCACCTCATTCATGTTGCCTCTAATCTGGGGAGAGGTATGATTTTTTGCATTTCTTGCCCTATTGGATTGGGGCTTGCTAACCAAATAGTTGTGGTTTTCCTTTGATGAGTAAAAT is drawn from Tamandua tetradactyla isolate mTamTet1 chromosome 5, mTamTet1.pri, whole genome shotgun sequence and contains these coding sequences:
- the ISCU gene encoding iron-sulfur cluster assembly enzyme ISCU isoform X1 — translated: MAAAGAGRLRRATSALLLQSKRLPARELSAPARLYHKKVVDHYENPRNVGSLDKTSKNVGTGLVGAPACGDVMKLQIQVDEKGKIVDARFKTFGCGSAIASSSLATEWVKGKTVEEALTIKNTDIAKELCLPPVKLHCSMLAEDAIKAALADYKLKQEPTKGETEKQ